A region from the Altererythrobacter sp. H2 genome encodes:
- a CDS encoding LysR substrate-binding domain-containing protein — protein MLRNAPSLESIEIFVSAARGQSFRAVGRGLALSPSAISRRIAALEAFLGAALFDRSGTVPALTAEGKRYLALVEPAMRTIQGATLALREGESGRLTVAASHSFATTWLMPRIAELRHDHGIEVEIVPTRSFDVLRSGEAQIGIWGGLDAPEDMIAEHLFDAPALPVCAPRLADGRPPPATDAELRDYPLLTVKAPAGLWPRFFASVGLSPSRLETREHATLQLMYEAALAGIGVAHALPLIGEAFLHSGRLIPCAGPARSLGESYRLFRPVNRLVRKPAEARFTRWLTNAVGESVARFKVLHADHREFAPADFETRQYRGRQSGLAMTGSC, from the coding sequence ATGCTGCGCAATGCTCCGTCGCTCGAATCCATCGAGATATTCGTCTCGGCCGCACGCGGGCAGAGCTTTCGCGCGGTGGGGCGCGGCCTCGCCTTGAGCCCATCGGCCATAAGCCGGCGCATCGCCGCGCTCGAAGCCTTCCTCGGTGCCGCTCTGTTCGATAGATCCGGGACGGTCCCTGCGCTGACGGCGGAGGGCAAGCGCTACCTCGCGCTCGTCGAGCCGGCGATGCGGACGATCCAGGGCGCGACGCTCGCCCTGCGCGAAGGCGAATCCGGGCGCCTTACGGTGGCGGCCTCGCACAGCTTCGCTACAACGTGGCTGATGCCGCGCATTGCCGAACTTCGGCACGATCACGGCATCGAAGTTGAGATCGTGCCGACCCGCTCGTTCGACGTCCTTCGTTCTGGCGAAGCGCAGATCGGTATATGGGGCGGTCTCGATGCGCCCGAGGACATGATCGCAGAGCATTTGTTCGATGCCCCGGCGCTGCCCGTCTGCGCGCCGCGGCTGGCCGATGGCCGGCCTCCTCCCGCGACCGACGCCGAACTGCGTGACTATCCGTTGTTGACGGTGAAAGCGCCCGCCGGGTTGTGGCCGCGATTTTTCGCCAGCGTGGGGCTCTCGCCGAGCCGGCTGGAGACTCGTGAGCACGCGACACTGCAACTGATGTACGAAGCCGCACTCGCCGGCATCGGTGTAGCCCACGCCTTGCCGCTCATTGGCGAGGCCTTCCTTCATTCCGGCAGACTGATTCCCTGCGCCGGACCGGCGCGGTCGCTCGGCGAAAGCTATCGCCTGTTCAGGCCCGTCAATCGCCTCGTCCGCAAGCCCGCGGAAGCGCGGTTCACGCGCTGGCTAACGAACGCGGTCGGAGAGTCGGTAGCGAGATTCAAGGTGCTTCACGCCGACCATCGGGAGTTCGCCCCGGCTGATTTTGAAACACGGCAGTATCGTGGCCGTCAGAGCGGATTGGCCATGACAGGCTC
- a CDS encoding alkaline phosphatase D family protein, translating into MPDRRSLLKAAAALAASRFIGAAAARPAAQPVRLAGDPFALGVASGEPATHGFVLWTRLAGLGADAEVGYEIADDEGFRRIIRTGRALAPVARGGAVHAEIGGLPSGRTFFYRFHFAGAVSRTGRTATIARAPQRLRLALTSCQHWEHGWFTGYRDMIAQGAEAVLQVGDYIYEKSFGAGPDVRAFGTPDPVSLADYRTRHALYRSDPDLAAAHAAMPFIVTFDDHEVENDYAGAGGGVTADPVAFLRRRAAAYQAYFEHMPLRPSALRADGELRLYRRFSWGDLASVHVLDTRQYRSGRPCPAVAERGARVAVDCPEAHAPAETMLGAAQEAWLRRVLASERAGWSLIAQQTFFSRLFLPQGEGALYTDIWDGYAATRQRTLASLAHPAVRNAVLLGGDVHSFWLNDVKRDFADPGTSVVAAEVVTSCLASRNGPAALFETAKALNPHVRFHDNAHAGYVLLAVAPERIEIDLRVVANLADRRSPCFSIGRHAIENGRPGIA; encoded by the coding sequence ATGCCTGATCGGCGCAGCCTGCTGAAAGCGGCGGCGGCTTTGGCGGCGAGCCGCTTCATCGGCGCGGCGGCGGCGCGACCGGCAGCGCAGCCGGTCCGGCTCGCCGGCGATCCCTTTGCTCTCGGCGTCGCCTCGGGCGAGCCCGCCACCCACGGCTTCGTGCTGTGGACCCGCCTTGCGGGCCTCGGCGCAGATGCCGAGGTCGGCTACGAGATCGCAGACGACGAGGGCTTCCGGCGTATCATCCGCACGGGGCGGGCGCTTGCTCCCGTCGCGCGCGGCGGCGCGGTCCACGCGGAGATCGGCGGGCTGCCTTCGGGGCGCACCTTTTTCTACCGCTTCCATTTCGCCGGGGCTGTCAGCCGGACCGGACGCACCGCGACGATCGCGCGGGCGCCGCAGCGCCTGCGACTGGCGCTCACCTCATGCCAGCACTGGGAGCACGGCTGGTTCACCGGCTACCGCGACATGATCGCCCAAGGCGCTGAGGCCGTCCTGCAGGTGGGTGACTACATCTATGAGAAGTCCTTCGGCGCCGGTCCCGACGTTCGCGCCTTCGGCACGCCCGACCCGGTTTCGCTCGCCGACTACCGCACACGCCACGCGCTGTACCGCAGCGATCCCGATCTCGCCGCTGCGCATGCCGCGATGCCGTTCATCGTCACCTTCGACGATCACGAGGTCGAGAACGACTATGCCGGCGCAGGCGGCGGGGTGACGGCCGATCCAGTGGCGTTCCTGCGGCGCCGGGCGGCAGCCTACCAAGCCTATTTCGAGCATATGCCGCTGCGCCCCTCGGCCCTGCGCGCGGACGGCGAACTGCGCCTTTACCGCCGCTTCAGCTGGGGCGATCTTGCTTCCGTTCATGTCCTCGACACGCGCCAGTATCGCAGCGGCCGCCCATGCCCGGCCGTGGCGGAGCGCGGCGCGCGCGTGGCGGTCGATTGCCCCGAAGCACATGCGCCGGCCGAAACGATGCTCGGCGCCGCGCAGGAAGCCTGGCTACGGCGCGTGCTGGCATCCGAACGCGCGGGATGGAGCCTGATCGCCCAGCAGACCTTCTTCTCCCGGCTTTTCCTGCCGCAGGGCGAGGGAGCGCTCTACACCGACATCTGGGACGGCTATGCCGCGACGCGCCAGCGCACGCTCGCCAGCCTTGCGCATCCCGCCGTTCGCAATGCCGTGCTGCTCGGCGGCGACGTGCACTCCTTCTGGCTCAACGACGTGAAGCGCGATTTCGCCGATCCGGGCACCTCCGTGGTGGCCGCCGAAGTCGTGACCTCTTGCCTCGCATCGCGAAACGGGCCTGCCGCGCTGTTCGAGACGGCGAAAGCGCTCAACCCGCACGTTCGCTTTCACGACAACGCCCACGCCGGTTATGTGCTGCTCGCAGTCGCGCCCGAGCGGATTGAGATAGATCTGCGGGTGGTGGCGAACCTCGCCGACCGGCGATCGCCGTGCTTCTCGATCGGCCGGCACGCGATCGAGAACGGCAGACCCGGCATTGCCTGA
- a CDS encoding TonB-dependent receptor plug domain-containing protein: MKRILLAGLATCTSTAAFAQGAPTESGADEIIVTGTRTEGRAALASSAPIDVVSGDAITESGHPDLGRALNFLQPSINFARAATTATAANTKPVTLRGLSPDQTLVLINGKRRHANAVLNVNNSIGRGSAGVDLDTIPENAIARIEILRDGAAAQYGSDAIAGVVNIILKSDRSGGAGELMGSVTEEGDGETALASLSAGFALGPEGHLTVSASARHQRATNRAFVDQRFGRVTYRIGDPKATVASLALDAALPLGAAELYAFGTLTRKVSNNAAGFRIPGFSPIHPGGFLPIIEPKIWDAGATIGLRGEIGPVRADFSQSFGSNKADFRVFDTANVSLGAASPTDFDSGGVTYRQYVSDLTFALPLDGVLAGGNVAVGGQYRHESYKIRNGERDAWFGLGADGFAGFNPRNPTDARRDAYAAFLDVELRPVRPLLLGGAVRYDHYDDFGGKATWRATARLDLAEGAAIRGTIGTGFKAPSLQQQYFSAVQGALSAGQLVTVGTLPVADPVARALGASDLKPERSRNITAGVVFGPIEGFSFTADYFHIRIRDRIALSEQLGGAAVAAILAGAGITNFQQARFFTNAVDTTTRGVEATARWQGELAPGTRLALAAGYGWFESRLDRLRPNPVLPSLPLLSRKSILFLTEAQPRSKFTFQGKLTHGPFDAAVNVAAFGTYTSAPLANAQTFGGKETVDVATGYAILPALRLTAGVQNLFDARPDEIDEQASFIAATGGSFPTGEETPIGLNGRTWYLRLSARF, translated from the coding sequence GTGAAGCGCATTCTACTGGCCGGGCTGGCCACCTGTACGAGCACAGCGGCCTTCGCGCAGGGCGCTCCCACCGAATCGGGGGCGGACGAGATCATCGTTACCGGCACGCGCACCGAAGGCCGCGCCGCGCTCGCCTCGTCCGCCCCGATCGATGTCGTCAGCGGCGACGCGATCACCGAGAGCGGCCATCCCGATCTCGGGCGTGCGCTCAACTTCCTGCAGCCATCGATCAATTTTGCCCGCGCCGCGACCACGGCCACTGCCGCGAACACCAAGCCGGTGACCCTGCGCGGCCTTTCGCCCGACCAGACGCTGGTGCTGATCAACGGCAAGCGGCGTCACGCCAACGCCGTGCTCAACGTCAACAATTCGATCGGGCGCGGATCGGCGGGCGTCGATCTCGACACCATTCCCGAGAACGCCATCGCCCGGATCGAGATCCTGCGCGACGGCGCGGCCGCCCAATACGGCTCCGACGCCATCGCCGGGGTCGTCAACATCATCCTCAAGTCCGACAGGTCGGGCGGCGCCGGCGAGTTGATGGGCAGCGTGACCGAGGAGGGCGACGGCGAGACCGCGCTCGCCAGCCTCAGCGCGGGGTTCGCACTGGGTCCGGAAGGGCATCTCACGGTAAGCGCGTCGGCGCGCCATCAGCGGGCGACCAATCGCGCCTTCGTCGACCAGCGTTTCGGGCGCGTGACCTACCGGATCGGCGATCCCAAGGCGACCGTCGCCAGCCTCGCGCTCGACGCCGCGCTGCCGCTGGGCGCGGCCGAACTCTATGCCTTCGGCACGCTGACCCGGAAGGTGTCGAACAACGCGGCGGGCTTTCGCATCCCCGGCTTCTCGCCGATCCATCCTGGTGGCTTCCTGCCGATCATCGAGCCGAAGATCTGGGACGCGGGCGCGACGATCGGGCTGCGCGGCGAGATCGGCCCGGTCAGGGCGGATTTCAGCCAGAGCTTCGGATCGAACAAGGCCGATTTCCGGGTGTTCGACACCGCGAACGTCTCGCTCGGCGCAGCGAGCCCCACCGACTTCGATTCGGGCGGCGTCACCTATCGCCAATATGTCAGCGACCTGACCTTCGCGCTTCCGCTGGACGGCGTCCTGGCAGGCGGCAACGTCGCCGTGGGCGGGCAGTACCGCCACGAGAGCTACAAGATCCGCAACGGCGAACGCGATGCCTGGTTCGGTCTCGGCGCCGATGGCTTCGCCGGCTTCAACCCGCGCAACCCGACCGACGCCAGACGCGACGCTTATGCCGCCTTCCTCGACGTCGAGTTGCGCCCGGTGCGGCCGCTGCTGCTCGGCGGCGCGGTGCGCTATGACCACTATGACGATTTCGGCGGCAAGGCGACCTGGCGCGCTACCGCGCGGCTGGACCTGGCCGAGGGCGCGGCGATCCGCGGCACGATCGGCACCGGGTTCAAGGCGCCGTCGCTGCAGCAGCAGTATTTCAGCGCCGTCCAGGGCGCGCTCAGCGCCGGGCAGCTCGTCACCGTGGGGACGTTGCCGGTCGCCGATCCGGTTGCACGGGCGCTGGGGGCCAGCGACCTCAAGCCCGAACGATCGCGCAACATCACGGCGGGCGTCGTGTTTGGCCCGATCGAGGGATTCTCCTTCACCGCCGACTATTTCCATATCCGCATCCGCGACCGCATCGCGCTGAGCGAGCAGCTTGGCGGCGCGGCGGTGGCGGCGATCCTGGCCGGGGCCGGGATCACCAATTTTCAGCAGGCCCGCTTCTTCACCAATGCCGTCGATACGACCACGCGCGGCGTCGAGGCGACGGCGCGCTGGCAGGGCGAACTCGCACCCGGCACCCGCCTGGCGCTCGCCGCAGGCTATGGCTGGTTCGAAAGCCGGCTGGATCGGTTGCGGCCCAATCCCGTGCTGCCCTCGCTTCCGCTGCTGAGCCGGAAGTCGATCCTGTTTCTGACCGAGGCGCAGCCGCGCAGCAAGTTCACCTTCCAGGGCAAGCTGACGCATGGCCCGTTTGACGCTGCGGTCAACGTGGCGGCTTTCGGCACCTATACGTCGGCGCCGCTGGCCAACGCCCAGACCTTCGGCGGCAAGGAGACGGTGGATGTCGCTACGGGCTATGCCATCCTGCCTGCGTTGCGCCTGACCGCAGGCGTGCAGAACCTGTTCGATGCCCGGCCCGACGAGATCGATGAGCAGGCCAGCTTCATCGCCGCGACCGGCGGCAGTTTTCCGACGGGTGAGGAAACGCCGATCGGGCTCAACGGTCGGACCTGGTATCTGCGGCTTTCGGCGCGGTTCTGA
- a CDS encoding IS1182 family transposase produces the protein MGRFIQGEDRRQDYLLPASLDDYVPEDNPVRAIEAFIDVLDLNALEFAGMMPAETGRPAYHPATMLKIYLYGYLNRVQSSRRLEREAQRNIELMWLTGRLAPDFKTIANFRRANGGAIRSVCSQFIVLCRQLGLFTRAVVAIDGSKMKAVNNRDKNYTAAKVTSRVKQVQDNIDRYLDALDRADRDESDIAEPKAKRLTEKIARLRAQLRDLAAREEEVRNAPDQQVSLTDPDARAMASAGRGTSIVGYNLQAAVDAEHHLIVAHELLNTGYDRGQLSPMAAKAKDVMGVEALDAIADKGYFKGEDIRTCEGMGITAFVPRPLTSGSKAQGRFGKPDFVYLEQENVYRCPAGEDLIYRYTSVEDGLTMHSYWSSNCQTCTLHDQCTTGKERRVRRWEHEAVVEAMERRLDRRPEAMRIRRQTVEHPFGTLKSWMGSTHFQMKTLKHVRTEASLHILAYNFKRLIAILGVPAMIAAIQN, from the coding sequence ATGGGCCGTTTCATCCAAGGTGAAGACCGCCGGCAGGACTATTTGCTGCCAGCATCGCTCGATGATTACGTGCCGGAAGACAATCCTGTTCGTGCAATCGAGGCCTTCATCGATGTGCTCGATTTGAACGCGCTGGAGTTCGCTGGAATGATGCCGGCTGAGACGGGCCGCCCCGCGTATCATCCAGCGACGATGCTCAAGATCTATCTCTACGGCTATCTGAACCGGGTCCAGTCGAGCCGACGCCTCGAGCGTGAAGCCCAGCGGAACATTGAGTTGATGTGGCTCACGGGGCGATTGGCGCCCGACTTTAAGACAATCGCCAACTTCCGCCGGGCAAACGGCGGTGCGATCCGATCTGTGTGCAGCCAGTTCATCGTGCTGTGCCGGCAATTGGGTCTGTTCACGCGTGCGGTCGTGGCGATAGACGGCAGCAAGATGAAGGCGGTCAACAACCGCGACAAGAATTACACCGCCGCGAAGGTCACCTCGCGGGTGAAGCAGGTGCAGGACAATATCGACCGGTATCTCGACGCGCTTGATCGTGCGGACCGCGACGAAAGCGACATTGCCGAGCCGAAGGCGAAGCGCCTGACGGAGAAGATCGCCCGGTTGCGTGCGCAACTGCGGGACCTGGCGGCGCGCGAAGAGGAAGTCCGGAATGCGCCGGACCAGCAGGTGTCGCTGACCGATCCGGACGCGCGCGCCATGGCGAGCGCGGGCCGCGGCACAAGTATCGTCGGTTACAATCTGCAGGCGGCCGTCGATGCCGAGCACCACCTCATTGTCGCGCACGAGCTTTTGAACACCGGCTATGATCGCGGGCAACTCTCACCCATGGCGGCGAAAGCCAAGGATGTGATGGGCGTGGAGGCTTTGGATGCCATTGCCGACAAGGGCTACTTCAAGGGCGAGGATATCCGGACCTGCGAGGGCATGGGCATCACTGCCTTTGTGCCCAGACCGCTTACCTCCGGTTCAAAGGCGCAAGGTCGCTTTGGCAAACCGGACTTCGTCTATCTGGAACAAGAGAACGTCTATCGATGCCCCGCCGGCGAAGATCTGATCTATCGCTACACGTCGGTCGAGGACGGGTTGACCATGCACAGCTACTGGAGCTCGAACTGCCAGACCTGCACGCTCCATGATCAATGCACGACCGGCAAGGAGCGGCGGGTCAGACGATGGGAGCATGAGGCAGTCGTTGAGGCAATGGAGCGCCGCCTCGATCGTAGGCCAGAGGCCATGCGGATCCGCCGACAGACGGTCGAGCATCCGTTCGGCACACTGAAATCCTGGATGGGCTCGACCCACTTCCAAATGAAGACACTGAAACACGTCAGAACGGAAGCCAGCCTCCACATCCTGGCCTATAACTTCAAAAGGCTGATCGCCATCCTCGGCGTTCCAGCGATGATCGCCGCAATCCAGAACTGA
- a CDS encoding RES family NAD+ phosphorylase produces the protein MTDPEQGPVSHVEWKGAVRILRSAFPPIDLFEDIADPADWPLLISAEQKTNPRIMATIGNLDLVPADRRVGGNGASYLMAPFTHVSTDRPSRFTDGSYGVLYVGNAFETALFETIHHHARFMARTAEEPGWTSQFREIVLSVSADLHDLRGTEPANPALDPDSYVASQRLAAALRAGGADGIVYPSIRHPGAECVGLFYPDCASEPVQGRHLDYHWDGMRVDLVRDAGTGAVFRVVDTA, from the coding sequence GTGACGGATCCAGAGCAAGGCCCTGTTTCCCATGTTGAGTGGAAAGGCGCTGTCCGGATCCTCCGCAGCGCCTTTCCGCCGATCGACCTGTTCGAGGACATCGCCGACCCCGCTGACTGGCCGCTGCTGATCTCGGCAGAGCAAAAGACCAATCCCCGGATCATGGCGACCATCGGCAATCTGGACCTTGTGCCAGCGGACCGGAGGGTCGGCGGAAACGGTGCGTCTTATCTGATGGCGCCGTTCACCCATGTCAGCACGGACCGGCCAAGCCGCTTCACCGATGGCAGCTATGGCGTTCTCTATGTCGGAAATGCCTTCGAAACCGCTCTCTTCGAGACCATCCATCACCATGCCCGGTTCATGGCCCGCACCGCCGAAGAGCCCGGTTGGACCTCTCAATTCCGCGAGATTGTTCTTTCGGTCAGTGCCGATCTGCACGACCTGAGAGGAACCGAGCCCGCCAATCCAGCCCTTGATCCCGACAGCTATGTGGCATCCCAGAGGCTTGCGGCAGCCCTTAGAGCGGGTGGGGCCGATGGCATAGTCTATCCGAGCATCCGGCATCCGGGAGCGGAATGCGTCGGACTGTTCTATCCTGACTGCGCATCCGAACCCGTTCAGGGGCGCCATCTCGACTATCATTGGGATGGGATGCGCGTCGATCTGGTGCGCGATGCGGGGACGGGTGCGGTCTTTCGCGTGGTTGATACTGCCTGA
- a CDS encoding MbcA/ParS/Xre antitoxin family protein: protein MLALQPVDTAAPAFRPDPITQGEAAAMFRAVLNLFGKWELTDEQAATLLDMPVRSYRRWKAEGAGRVSRDGAARLSNLMGIHKALRIVFSDAQRGYAWIKAGNSAFAGSSALDVMLGGELTDIMRVRRYLDAERGGW from the coding sequence ATGCTGGCTTTGCAACCCGTTGATACTGCTGCTCCGGCGTTTCGTCCGGATCCGATTACCCAGGGCGAGGCTGCCGCTATGTTCAGGGCGGTTCTCAACCTCTTTGGCAAGTGGGAACTTACCGACGAACAGGCGGCGACGCTGCTTGATATGCCGGTGCGCTCCTATCGGCGCTGGAAGGCTGAAGGGGCCGGCCGGGTTTCGCGTGATGGCGCGGCTCGCCTTTCCAACCTGATGGGCATTCACAAGGCGCTACGGATCGTCTTTTCGGACGCCCAGCGCGGTTATGCCTGGATCAAGGCAGGAAATAGCGCCTTCGCCGGATCGAGCGCACTTGATGTCATGCTCGGCGGTGAACTCACCGACATCATGCGCGTGCGCCGCTACCTCGACGCCGAGCGCGGTGGCTGGTGA
- a CDS encoding DUF7146 domain-containing protein, producing MSQVHDASLEARARKIVEALGGTWSRSRGMCCCPAHVDRTPSLSITLGKRAILVHCFAGCANEAVIAGMAKLGVRISDLFDGRGGPVASEPREEVADRNALRLWREASLLAGSPAARYLSARGITISSSDLRFHPRMPLGPKGAVRFLPALVAAVRNDAGILALNRTFLDPDSDRLASFEQPKRSLGSPGSGAVRLAYPRDGRLGLAEGNESALSAMQMFDISCWATLGNERFGLVTIPESVRELHLFVDNDAGGLLAEDRAREAYACKGRRIVTRRPERPGDDWNDVLMRRIRAAA from the coding sequence ATGTCCCAAGTTCACGACGCGTCACTCGAAGCTCGCGCCAGGAAGATCGTCGAGGCACTAGGTGGCACCTGGTCGCGTTCGCGAGGCATGTGTTGCTGTCCGGCCCATGTAGACCGCACCCCCTCGCTGAGCATCACGCTCGGTAAGCGTGCGATCCTGGTCCATTGCTTCGCCGGTTGCGCCAACGAGGCGGTCATCGCCGGCATGGCCAAGCTTGGCGTGCGGATCTCGGACCTGTTCGACGGTCGAGGCGGTCCGGTCGCCTCGGAGCCACGCGAGGAAGTCGCCGATCGCAATGCGCTGAGACTGTGGCGCGAGGCCTCGCTACTCGCAGGCAGCCCGGCCGCCCGCTACCTCTCGGCAAGAGGCATTACGATCTCATCTTCCGACCTGCGCTTTCATCCGCGCATGCCGCTCGGGCCCAAGGGCGCCGTGCGGTTCTTACCGGCGTTGGTGGCAGCGGTACGCAACGACGCCGGTATCCTGGCGCTGAACCGGACGTTCCTCGATCCCGACAGTGACCGCCTCGCCTCGTTTGAGCAGCCCAAGCGCTCACTCGGCAGTCCGGGCTCGGGAGCCGTACGTCTGGCATATCCGCGCGATGGCAGGCTCGGACTCGCCGAGGGCAACGAGTCCGCGCTTTCGGCGATGCAAATGTTCGACATTTCCTGCTGGGCGACGCTGGGCAACGAGCGGTTCGGCCTGGTCACGATCCCGGAATCGGTGCGCGAGCTGCATCTCTTCGTTGACAACGACGCCGGTGGACTCCTCGCCGAGGATCGCGCGCGTGAAGCCTATGCCTGCAAGGGGCGCCGGATCGTCACCCGGCGGCCCGAGCGACCCGGCGACGACTGGAACGACGTGCTGATGCGCCGGATTCGCGCGGCGGCTTGA
- a CDS encoding DUF5818 domain-containing protein produces the protein MRLRWAAITAALAGLAFVVPAQAQEEMAAEAAAAPEMRPDGFRIAEGANGFQLVEHGIWRQPLVVSSGRIRVSGMLSRGRRGMILTTKSDEVWIVESEEVTDDLIGSNVTVEGVVAGMDRLRADWIGADCHPS, from the coding sequence ATGAGACTGAGATGGGCAGCGATCACAGCGGCGCTGGCGGGATTGGCGTTCGTCGTCCCGGCTCAGGCGCAGGAGGAAATGGCTGCTGAGGCTGCTGCTGCACCTGAGATGCGACCTGACGGCTTCCGCATTGCCGAGGGGGCGAACGGTTTCCAGCTGGTGGAGCATGGGATTTGGCGCCAGCCCCTAGTTGTGAGTTCCGGTCGAATACGCGTGTCGGGAATGCTGAGCCGCGGACGACGCGGAATGATCCTGACCACGAAATCGGACGAGGTTTGGATCGTCGAAAGCGAGGAAGTTACCGACGATCTCATCGGTTCGAACGTGACTGTTGAAGGCGTCGTTGCAGGCATGGATCGCCTACGCGCCGACTGGATTGGCGCGGACTGTCATCCTTCCTGA
- a CDS encoding tyrosine-type recombinase/integrase, giving the protein MANKVGLTDARIAGLKAPATGQIELADGIVTGLRLRMGASGIKTYILRKRVQGKWLNVTIGRHGPSFTLANARRKARDLLVDVEQGKNIARKPGAKRKGSKGVGTVAELYEIYLSQQIEGKKRSAKEFDRVFRKYIEPELGDRLADSITRSDVSRFVEKIAFERGKETLTMARIVYRHLSTFYTWALTRLEHLPANPCRDAWRPKRSEPRDRVLSDRELAALWQAAVEDGYPFGHLVQMLVLTAQRRGEVLDATCDEFDFKAKVWTVPGDRAKNGKANVVPLSAQALTVVTDIFAAAGIAPDDAHKQSQILLASKVTNTNSVSGLSKAWKRIRASVDENLGYDAGHFTMHDIRRTVATGLQRLGIPLVVSEAVLNHQSGSAMAGVAGVYHRHQYTNEKREALALWGRELLQLVAKYPPQNQEG; this is encoded by the coding sequence ATGGCGAACAAAGTTGGTTTGACGGACGCTCGGATCGCAGGCTTGAAGGCGCCTGCCACCGGGCAAATTGAGCTTGCTGATGGCATCGTGACCGGGCTCCGGCTTCGGATGGGTGCAAGCGGCATCAAGACGTACATCTTGCGCAAGCGCGTTCAAGGCAAATGGTTGAATGTCACGATCGGCCGACATGGCCCGAGCTTCACTCTTGCCAATGCTCGGCGGAAGGCGCGAGACCTTCTGGTCGATGTTGAGCAGGGCAAGAACATCGCCAGAAAGCCAGGCGCGAAAAGGAAGGGATCGAAGGGCGTCGGGACGGTCGCTGAGCTCTACGAGATTTATTTGTCTCAGCAGATCGAGGGCAAAAAACGGAGCGCGAAGGAGTTCGACCGGGTTTTCCGGAAGTACATCGAACCCGAACTGGGTGACCGTCTCGCGGATTCCATCACTCGAAGCGACGTGAGCCGCTTTGTCGAGAAGATCGCCTTCGAGCGGGGCAAGGAAACCCTGACGATGGCGCGCATCGTGTATCGCCATCTTTCGACTTTCTACACTTGGGCACTCACCAGACTCGAGCATTTGCCAGCCAATCCTTGCCGGGATGCATGGCGTCCGAAGCGAAGTGAGCCTCGCGACCGCGTACTCAGCGATCGAGAGCTCGCCGCACTGTGGCAAGCCGCTGTCGAGGATGGCTATCCGTTCGGTCATCTCGTGCAAATGCTTGTTCTCACAGCCCAGCGCCGGGGAGAGGTGCTCGACGCCACTTGCGACGAGTTCGATTTCAAGGCGAAGGTTTGGACCGTCCCAGGAGACAGAGCGAAAAACGGCAAGGCAAATGTCGTGCCGCTGTCCGCCCAGGCACTCACAGTCGTCACCGACATCTTCGCGGCCGCGGGGATCGCTCCTGACGACGCCCACAAGCAGTCCCAAATTCTATTGGCGTCCAAGGTCACCAACACAAACAGTGTCAGTGGGCTCTCAAAAGCCTGGAAGCGGATTAGGGCAAGCGTGGACGAGAATCTTGGCTATGACGCCGGTCATTTCACCATGCATGACATTCGTCGGACAGTGGCAACCGGGCTGCAGAGGCTTGGAATACCGCTGGTCGTTTCGGAAGCTGTTCTCAATCATCAGTCGGGCTCGGCAATGGCCGGTGTCGCCGGGGTTTATCATCGGCATCAGTACACCAATGAGAAGCGCGAAGCTCTCGCACTGTGGGGCAGGGAGCTTCTCCAACTCGTCGCGAAATATCCGCCGCAGAATCAGGAAGGATGA
- a CDS encoding type IV secretion system DNA-binding domain-containing protein: protein MSSRSQIATIGQWEWASRNIGDVEVEVRSASDSFETGPHSGRTSVGSTRVVRPAVIESDLRLQPHHGFLQLPNALPVGRIKLTREHIDARGPARHPAFVPAHISRMLWNRMPKKADSGAAKDDPATTLKGPV from the coding sequence TTGTCCTCGCGGTCCCAAATTGCTACGATTGGTCAATGGGAATGGGCATCGCGGAACATCGGCGATGTCGAGGTGGAAGTGCGCAGCGCGTCGGACAGCTTCGAGACCGGGCCACATAGCGGGCGCACGTCGGTCGGCAGCACCCGCGTGGTGCGCCCGGCCGTGATCGAAAGCGACCTGCGTCTGCAGCCGCACCACGGCTTCCTGCAATTGCCCAATGCCTTGCCAGTGGGGCGGATCAAGCTGACGCGGGAGCACATTGATGCGCGGGGACCAGCACGCCATCCTGCCTTTGTTCCGGCCCATATCAGCCGGATGCTGTGGAACCGTATGCCGAAGAAGGCTGACAGCGGCGCGGCCAAGGATGATCCCGCGACCACCCTGAAGGGGCCGGTCTGA